The Methanococcoides methylutens genome segment AGGAGTGGTCAACGGTGCCGTTGCACGCATAAACCAGGATCCTAAGACAGGTGAACTTCTGGTTGATTCATCCCTAGATGAAGATTTCTTTTATCATTACTTCAGGCTCGACGACGACCTGCCTGCAATTTTTGAGCAGATCAACAAGGACGAGCACATGGACATCGCGATCAACAAGTATCGCGGATTGCGTCTTATACGCCAGGACCCCTGGGAATGCCTGATCTCCTACATGCTTGCCACCGCCTCGAACATCCCGAGAATAAAGAAGAACATAGCCATGCTTTCAGCAATGTTCGGGAAAAAACTGGAAGACGGCCTTTACAGCTTCCCGAAAGCAGAAGACCTCGCTTCCACCTGCTGCGATGATCTCTGTGAATGCAAGATGGGATTCAGGACAGCCAGGATAATCAAGGCAGCATATGTTGTTGTCACCGAGGATATCGTTCTTGATAACCTCTTCAGACTTGACTACACCGCTGCAAAGAAGGAGCTGATGTCACTGGAGGGTATCGGTGAGAAGGTCGCCGACTGCATCCTGCTGTTCGCCTTTGACAAAATGGAAGGCTTCCCTGTGGATACCCATGTTGAGAAGATCGTCAGGACCTACTATGGCGACGATCCGTTCTTTGAAGGCAAGGCCACCAAAACAAAAATAGGGAACTGGGGCAGGCACTATTTCGGGAAATACTGCGGCTATGCACAGCAATATTTGTTTTACCAGAAGCGTCTCGAGGGACTTATCTAATCCTACTCAGTATATTCCCACGCTGTTCAAATAATTTGGTTAAAATTGCCCCGATTGTTAAACCATAGTTGCTGTCCTATACAAAAGTGAGATGGTTCGACTCCAACCCCCCGCATGGCACGTTGGGGATATATACAACGCTAGAAAAGTGAACGGGATTGTGTGAATCCACTATACAACCAATGCCTAAACATCAAAGTATAAATAAAATGTTTTTTCATGAAGTTGTGCATAATTTTTACAAATCACACTTTAGATTCTAGAACAAAAAATGCATATTAAAAATTTAGATATCTTTTTAAAATATGGTAACCATTCTAGATTACAATGAGTGAAAAGAATGAAAAGAGTGCTAAAAGTGCCACTCATGAAATTATGTCGTTAGCGGCATATTATCTAATTTTGCTTATAGTATACCAAGTAGTTCTATATTTTTTAGGGGACATTATAGTCTTTGATCGTTTCTCATCACTAATTTTAATCATATTCATTATATTGCCGTTGTTTTTGATATTTACCGAAATTGAAATATATGGGTTTAAAATTAAGAAAGAATTGGATGAGTTTAAAGATTCGGTGGTCACAAGGTTAGACCGTTTTGAAAATACTTTAACTCAATCATCAAATCAATATACGACAGTAATTGTTGATGGAAAAACATCTGAACCAAAACAGATTGATCTAAAAGATATTGATAATCTGGAATTTAAATTTAAGAAGGAATACGAAGATGCCAAAAGATGAATTTTCAGTTACTTTTTGGATTCGAATCTCGGAAAATCCAAAATGGAGTAATTTAAATAGTACAATTCGTTTTCCTCCAATCTATACGCAAGAGGGCGTTAGTATATTTATTACTAAATTGGGATCCCAATTGAGAGTTTTTGTACTTGACCCTGAAATAGGATATAGAAAGATTAAGACCGAAATAGCTACCTATATTAAAGATGATACTTTCGTTGCATTAGTTGTGAAAGGTGATTATACAACACTATATCTCAATGGTGAAAAAGTAGAAACCGTAGATAAAAAATCAATGGATAAAGAAGTTGAAATTGGAGACTATGTAATCGTTGATGTTAAAGAAGGAGACCTCTCTGGAGTTAAAATGACCAACGACTTTTCTGTTATGTTTCCAGCTGAAGTGAAACAAATATTTGGAGATAATGGGACTTTTTATTTCTTTGGTCTAAATCAAACTGTTGTTCTACCAATAAACAGAATACATCGTTGGTAAAAAAGTAAAGAATACCATCAAGCGTCGATAGTGAATATCTTCCTCATCACCTTTGTATCCAACTTAAAATTCCCTTCCCCTACTCGATCTTTTATTTTTCCAGCGTGCTCCTATGCTTGATTCCAATTTCCCTAGCTCCATCAGGAGTTTAAGATAGAATTGTCTTCTTAATCTCATCTTCATCAACAAATACCTGAGCCTGCCTCACATCCAATTCCTGCTTATCAATATTATTTGCTTCCTTCCCAATGTAAACAACACCATCAGCATGAACATGTCTCCTCTCAAGAATCCCAATCTC includes the following:
- a CDS encoding DNA-3-methyladenine glycosylase family protein, which produces MYTIKTEDFDLDYTLDCGQVFRWDKDGDWWTGVVNGAVARINQDPKTGELLVDSSLDEDFFYHYFRLDDDLPAIFEQINKDEHMDIAINKYRGLRLIRQDPWECLISYMLATASNIPRIKKNIAMLSAMFGKKLEDGLYSFPKAEDLASTCCDDLCECKMGFRTARIIKAAYVVVTEDIVLDNLFRLDYTAAKKELMSLEGIGEKVADCILLFAFDKMEGFPVDTHVEKIVRTYYGDDPFFEGKATKTKIGNWGRHYFGKYCGYAQQYLFYQKRLEGLI
- a CDS encoding LamG-like jellyroll fold domain-containing protein — its product is MPKDEFSVTFWIRISENPKWSNLNSTIRFPPIYTQEGVSIFITKLGSQLRVFVLDPEIGYRKIKTEIATYIKDDTFVALVVKGDYTTLYLNGEKVETVDKKSMDKEVEIGDYVIVDVKEGDLSGVKMTNDFSVMFPAEVKQIFGDNGTFYFFGLNQTVVLPINRIHRW